In Deinococcus puniceus, one genomic interval encodes:
- a CDS encoding ABC transporter permease: MLQVLALAALPMLAGALLPWVLLRPNRLAPGEYLRLPPALLALMVMLALLPLLAARLFPRLTWAAAGLAVVAVFWVLGLQTRSALVGQAEFARASAAAGVWLSGLGALVAVYGAGLLLVGRQRVLAWAWLPAVLALVGTGHLSGWSVLIEARNEGPRWVQELAQHLRLVGTALGLSTLIGVPLAVWAAGRERVAVAVLGLANAIQTLPSLALLGLLIAPLSALSNAFPALRAAGISGIGVAPALTAMTLYALLPILRNGVVALRGVPAGTVDAARGMGMTGRQIFWRVQVPLALPVWLSGVRQAAVLLVGVASVAALIGAGGLGTYIFKGLQSAAADLILLGAVPAALLAIGVDAALRGLEVWLGRRFGRVG; the protein is encoded by the coding sequence GTGCTGCAGGTCTTGGCCCTCGCCGCCCTACCCATGCTGGCGGGGGCATTGTTGCCCTGGGTGCTGCTGCGCCCCAACCGCCTTGCACCGGGGGAATACCTGCGGCTGCCCCCTGCACTCTTGGCCCTGATGGTGATGCTGGCGCTGTTGCCCCTGCTGGCCGCCCGACTTTTTCCGCGACTAACGTGGGCGGCAGCTGGGCTGGCGGTGGTGGCGGTGTTCTGGGTGCTGGGCCTGCAAACCCGTTCCGCCCTTGTGGGTCAGGCCGAATTTGCACGGGCCAGTGCCGCAGCGGGCGTGTGGCTCAGCGGTCTGGGCGCGTTGGTGGCCGTGTACGGCGCGGGCCTGCTGTTGGTGGGCAGGCAACGGGTGCTGGCGTGGGCGTGGTTGCCCGCTGTGCTGGCGTTGGTGGGGACGGGCCACCTGTCGGGCTGGTCGGTGCTGATAGAAGCCCGCAACGAAGGCCCGCGCTGGGTGCAGGAACTCGCGCAACATCTGCGGCTGGTGGGCACGGCGCTGGGCCTGTCTACCCTGATCGGCGTACCGCTGGCGGTCTGGGCGGCCGGGCGAGAGCGCGTGGCGGTGGCCGTGCTGGGCCTCGCCAACGCCATTCAAACGCTCCCTAGCTTGGCCCTGCTGGGCCTGCTGATCGCGCCTCTTTCCGCCCTCTCCAACGCCTTCCCGGCTTTGCGTGCGGCGGGTATTTCGGGCATCGGGGTGGCCCCGGCGCTGACCGCCATGACCCTGTATGCCCTGCTGCCGATCCTGCGAAACGGCGTGGTGGCGCTGCGGGGCGTTCCGGCAGGCACGGTAGACGCTGCACGCGGCATGGGCATGACGGGCCGCCAGATTTTCTGGCGCGTGCAGGTGCCGCTGGCCCTTCCGGTCTGGCTGAGCGGAGTTCGGCAGGCTGCCGTGCTGCTGGTGGGCGTGGCGTCGGTGGCCGCCCTGATCGGCGCGGGCGGGCTGGGCACCTACATCTTCAAGGGCCTGCAAAGCGCCGCCGCCGACCTGATCTTGCTGGGAGCCGTGCCCGCCGCGCTGCTGGCGATTGGCGTAGACGCGGCTCTGCGTGGGCTGGAAGTCTGGCTGGGCCGCCGTTTCGGGCGCGTAGGCTGA
- a CDS encoding glycine betaine ABC transporter substrate-binding protein, whose protein sequence is MKTFLILSLTLLASTAAAKPIVVGSKLDPEAQILGQMIVLTLKNAGLDVTDKTNLGDTGVNRKAILAGEIDVYPEYTGNAVYLFPAAKITAKQAGSPGVIYGFARQLDVKNGISWLKPANVNNTWVIAVPQAFASAQKLASVTDLAKYLNGGGKFKIAGSPEFFNRPDTMPAFEQVYGFKLKADQKLTLAGATPPQTQQAAASGTNGVNAAMAYGTDGSLSALKLVALKDPKGAQAVYQPAPIIRTATLKANPQIEALLNKTFATLTQATLQGLNAQVALEGRTAQSVAQTYLKSKGLIK, encoded by the coding sequence ATGAAGACGTTCCTGATTCTTTCTTTGACTTTGTTAGCCAGTACAGCCGCCGCCAAACCTATTGTCGTGGGAAGCAAGCTTGATCCAGAAGCACAGATCTTGGGCCAGATGATCGTGCTGACCCTGAAGAATGCTGGTTTGGACGTGACCGATAAGACCAACTTAGGTGACACGGGCGTGAACCGGAAGGCGATCTTGGCCGGAGAAATAGACGTGTATCCCGAATACACCGGGAACGCTGTGTACCTGTTCCCCGCTGCCAAAATCACAGCCAAGCAGGCGGGCAGCCCCGGCGTGATCTACGGCTTTGCCCGCCAACTCGACGTGAAGAACGGGATTTCTTGGCTGAAGCCCGCCAACGTGAACAACACTTGGGTCATTGCCGTACCGCAGGCTTTTGCCAGCGCCCAGAAACTTGCCAGCGTGACCGATCTCGCCAAATACCTGAACGGCGGCGGCAAATTCAAGATCGCGGGCAGCCCCGAATTCTTCAACCGCCCGGATACCATGCCCGCTTTCGAACAGGTCTACGGCTTTAAGCTGAAGGCCGACCAGAAACTGACGCTGGCAGGCGCGACCCCGCCCCAGACGCAACAAGCCGCAGCAAGTGGCACCAACGGCGTAAACGCAGCGATGGCCTACGGCACCGATGGCAGCCTGTCCGCCCTGAAACTGGTGGCCCTCAAAGACCCCAAAGGCGCACAGGCCGTGTACCAGCCCGCGCCGATCATTCGCACGGCCACCCTGAAAGCCAATCCCCAGATAGAGGCGCTGCTGAACAAAACCTTCGCCACGCTGACGCAGGCCACCTTGCAGGGCCTGAATGCACAGGTGGCGCTGGAAGGCCGCACGGCGCAGAGCGTGGCCCAGACGTACCTCAAGAGCAAGGGCCTGATCAAGTAA
- a CDS encoding HU family DNA-binding protein: MTKSTKSAAKKPAASKTAPKGASKAAKTAPAPAAAAKVAKTQIIDLVADATTLSKKQAAEAVSSMLDLVVAALKDGKSVGLPGLGTLSVAATAERQGVRPGTSDRITIPAGKKVRFKVASTLKGTL; encoded by the coding sequence ATGACCAAAAGCACCAAATCTGCCGCCAAGAAACCTGCTGCCAGCAAGACGGCTCCCAAAGGGGCGAGCAAGGCCGCTAAAACGGCTCCAGCACCTGCTGCCGCCGCCAAGGTCGCCAAAACGCAGATCATTGATCTGGTGGCCGACGCCACGACCCTGAGCAAGAAGCAGGCTGCCGAGGCCGTGTCCAGCATGCTTGATCTGGTCGTTGCCGCCCTGAAAGACGGCAAAAGCGTGGGCCTCCCCGGACTGGGCACCCTCAGCGTGGCGGCCACCGCCGAGCGTCAGGGCGTGCGCCCCGGCACGAGCGACAGGATTACCATTCCTGCGGGCAAAAAGGTGCGCTTCAAGGTCGCCAGCACCCTCAAGGGCACGCTCTAA
- a CDS encoding HesA/MoeB/ThiF family protein, translating to MLPFPPLSRAELRRYSRPLLVPEWQEGGAQERLRAASVLVVGAGGLGGPVALQLAGAGVGRLVVADADTVDVSNLHRQTHFELADVGRSKAAVAAARVQAINPFVQVQTAPMLTEQNADALIADVELVVDATDNFEARYALADACARAGKTSVWGAASGTTGLVSVFGPDPVGSEARLSLRDVFPVPEGAESCAEAGVLGPLPNIVGGLMALEALKVLGGVGETLWGRIWTFDALSAEVRVLKLRLKSL from the coding sequence ATGCTCCCCTTCCCTCCCCTCTCCCGCGCTGAACTGCGCCGCTATTCCCGGCCCCTGCTGGTGCCCGAATGGCAGGAAGGAGGCGCACAGGAACGCTTGCGGGCGGCCTCGGTGCTGGTGGTGGGCGCGGGCGGATTAGGCGGCCCAGTGGCGCTGCAACTGGCAGGCGCGGGCGTGGGGCGCTTGGTGGTGGCCGACGCCGACACCGTAGACGTGAGCAACCTGCACCGCCAAACCCACTTTGAACTGGCCGATGTGGGGCGCAGCAAAGCGGCGGTGGCGGCAGCAAGGGTGCAGGCCATCAACCCGTTTGTACAGGTGCAAACCGCGCCGATGCTGACCGAGCAGAACGCCGACGCCTTGATAGCCGATGTGGAGTTGGTTGTAGATGCCACCGACAACTTCGAAGCCCGCTACGCTCTAGCCGACGCCTGTGCCAGAGCCGGAAAAACGTCGGTGTGGGGGGCCGCCAGCGGCACGACTGGGTTGGTCAGTGTGTTCGGGCCTGACCCAGTTGGAAGTGAGGCGAGACTGAGTCTGCGCGACGTGTTTCCCGTGCCGGAAGGGGCCGAATCCTGCGCCGAAGCCGGGGTGCTGGGGCCGTTGCCCAACATCGTAGGCGGCCTGATGGCCCTAGAGGCGCTGAAGGTGCTGGGCGGCGTGGGCGAGACGCTGTGGGGGCGAATCTGGACATTCGATGCCCTGTCTGCAGAAGTCCGGGTGCTTAAACTGCGTCTCAAGTCTCTGTGA
- a CDS encoding dynamin family protein produces MLVSDRVQDILTRERTLLADLQAFLETQGAPPEAVDYARTATRSLDEVFLLVVVGEFNAGKSSFVNALLGASVLPEGVTPTTDRIYVLVHGEKPGQMEPTRDPFVSRLTYPLPSLEGVALVDTPGTNAIIRQHQALTEGFLPRADLVLFLTSADRPFTESERQFLSLAARWGRSVIMVVNKSDLLETQAQKAQVREFVEAGARGVLGLTPPVLLISARGEQRGGDPGFHALREVLKLRLSDTERTRLKLASPLGTAAEILSGEEGRAHAARQTLSEDVAILRDLEGQRERHRETMLGELDGQLNRMGRLLSEFEVRADKFIDSKLTFRNLRGLINSRDLEDAFRREAVADLPDAIDRQFGTMIDRFVEANLHFWEDVQAFLIRRQPSSEVARTRFSYDRGALLEGIAGSARDHLETTTEHELGRQLAQDAEDALKGAVGGLAGGIGIGAGIGALIGATALDFTGGILAGLTLGSLGLFVLPNKRVQAQRGLRQKVAALRVALEQIVRREYEREQERADARLRDAISPYTRFTEQEQARLAGAEVRAAQLRVTLEGLQTEVKALG; encoded by the coding sequence ATGCTGGTTTCTGACCGGGTTCAAGACATCCTCACGCGGGAGCGCACACTTTTGGCCGACCTTCAGGCGTTCTTAGAGACGCAGGGTGCACCGCCCGAAGCCGTGGACTACGCCCGCACCGCCACCCGTTCACTTGATGAAGTGTTTTTGCTGGTGGTGGTGGGCGAGTTCAACGCGGGCAAAAGCAGTTTTGTCAATGCCCTGCTGGGCGCGTCGGTATTGCCCGAAGGCGTGACCCCCACCACAGACCGGATTTATGTACTGGTACACGGCGAAAAACCCGGCCAAATGGAACCCACCCGTGACCCCTTCGTGAGTCGCCTGACCTATCCGTTGCCCAGTCTGGAGGGCGTGGCGCTCGTGGATACCCCCGGCACCAACGCGATTATTCGGCAGCATCAGGCGCTCACGGAGGGGTTTTTGCCGCGTGCCGATCTGGTGCTGTTCCTCACCAGTGCAGACCGCCCCTTCACCGAGTCCGAGCGCCAGTTCCTCAGTCTGGCCGCCCGTTGGGGCCGGAGCGTGATCATGGTGGTCAACAAGTCGGATTTGCTGGAAACGCAGGCCCAGAAAGCACAGGTGCGCGAATTTGTGGAGGCGGGCGCACGCGGCGTGCTGGGCCTCACGCCGCCCGTGCTGCTGATTTCTGCGCGGGGCGAGCAGCGCGGCGGCGATCCGGGTTTTCATGCCCTGCGCGAAGTCCTGAAGCTGCGGCTCTCGGATACCGAGCGCACCCGATTAAAACTGGCTTCTCCACTGGGTACCGCCGCCGAAATCCTGAGCGGCGAAGAGGGGCGCGCCCACGCCGCCCGCCAGACCCTCAGCGAGGACGTAGCCATCCTGCGCGATCTGGAGGGCCAACGCGAACGCCACCGCGAAACCATGCTGGGCGAACTGGACGGCCAACTGAACCGCATGGGCCGCCTGCTCAGTGAATTCGAGGTACGGGCCGACAAATTCATAGATTCCAAGCTGACCTTTCGCAACCTGCGCGGCCTGATCAACAGCCGGGATCTGGAAGACGCGTTTCGGCGCGAGGCGGTGGCCGACTTGCCCGACGCCATAGACCGCCAATTCGGCACCATGATTGACCGCTTCGTGGAGGCCAATCTGCACTTTTGGGAAGACGTACAGGCCTTCCTGATTCGCCGCCAACCCAGTAGCGAAGTGGCCCGCACCCGCTTCAGCTATGACCGGGGAGCCTTGCTGGAGGGTATCGCCGGAAGCGCCCGCGACCACCTAGAAACCACCACCGAACACGAACTGGGCCGCCAACTGGCCCAAGACGCCGAAGACGCCCTGAAGGGTGCGGTGGGCGGCCTTGCCGGGGGCATCGGCATCGGCGCGGGCATCGGCGCACTGATCGGGGCTACGGCGCTGGATTTTACGGGCGGCATTTTGGCGGGCCTGACCTTGGGCAGCCTCGGCTTGTTCGTGCTGCCCAACAAACGAGTTCAGGCCCAGCGTGGCCTGCGCCAAAAAGTGGCCGCCCTGCGCGTGGCCCTCGAACAGATCGTGCGCCGCGAATACGAGCGCGAACAGGAACGCGCCGACGCCCGCTTGCGCGACGCCATCAGCCCCTACACCCGCTTTACCGAGCAGGAGCAGGCGCGGTTGGCCGGGGCAGAAGTCCGGGCCGCGCAGCTGCGAGTCACGCTGGAAGGGCTGCAAACGGAAGTGAAGGCGCTGGGGTAG
- a CDS encoding GNAT family N-acetyltransferase: MQLSVLPATGEELRAALPELARLRQQVFRAFPYLYEGDAEYEENYLRTYLNAPGTVVVLARTDGGRVVGASTALPLLQETQDIQAPFSGPEFDPPEFDRSDVLYLGESVLLHEFRGQGIGHQFFEVREAHARALGLGVTAFCAVQRDEAHPARPADFRPLNAFWMARGYTERPDLHTQMTWRDVGETQETAKDMRFWVKRL; this comes from the coding sequence GTGCAACTCTCAGTTCTGCCCGCCACAGGCGAGGAACTGCGGGCCGCGCTTCCGGAACTCGCGCGGCTCCGGCAACAGGTCTTCCGGGCCTTCCCGTACTTGTACGAGGGCGACGCGGAATACGAAGAGAACTACCTGCGAACCTACCTGAATGCACCGGGCACAGTGGTGGTGTTGGCGCGGACAGACGGCGGGCGTGTGGTGGGGGCCAGCACCGCCCTGCCCCTCCTGCAAGAAACGCAGGACATTCAGGCTCCGTTCAGCGGGCCAGAGTTTGACCCGCCAGAATTTGACCGCTCGGACGTGCTGTATTTGGGCGAAAGCGTGCTGCTGCACGAGTTCCGGGGGCAGGGCATCGGCCATCAGTTTTTTGAAGTGCGGGAAGCCCACGCCCGCGCCCTCGGCCTAGGCGTGACGGCCTTTTGTGCGGTGCAGCGCGACGAAGCGCATCCCGCCCGCCCAGCCGACTTCCGCCCACTCAATGCTTTTTGGATGGCACGAGGTTATACCGAACGCCCTGACCTACACACGCAGATGACATGGCGTGATGTGGGGGAAACGCAGGAGACGGCGAAGGACATGCGGTTTTGGGTGAAGCGGCTGTAG
- a CDS encoding ketosteroid isomerase-related protein, whose protein sequence is MTLSLQETALTLVQQYYAAFNAADAAGMLALLSEDVRHDINEGETQIGRDTFQAFLAKMDAHYREQAADLVVMASADGTRAAAEFIIHGEYLKTDTGLPEAAGQRYVLPVGAFFEVRDGGHGPQISRVTNYYNLADWTRQVGG, encoded by the coding sequence ATGACTCTCAGCCTGCAAGAGACGGCCCTGACCTTGGTGCAGCAGTACTACGCCGCCTTCAATGCCGCCGACGCAGCGGGGATGCTGGCCCTGCTGAGCGAAGACGTGCGCCACGACATCAACGAGGGCGAGACGCAGATTGGCCGGGATACCTTTCAGGCCTTCCTGGCCAAAATGGACGCCCATTACCGCGAGCAGGCCGCCGACTTGGTGGTCATGGCCAGCGCAGACGGCACCCGCGCCGCTGCCGAATTCATCATTCACGGGGAATACCTGAAAACCGACACAGGGCTGCCGGAAGCCGCTGGTCAACGCTACGTACTGCCCGTAGGTGCGTTTTTTGAGGTGCGCGACGGTGGGCACGGCCCCCAGATTTCCCGTGTGACCAACTATTACAACCTCGCAGACTGGACGCGGCAGGTGGGCGGCTGA
- a CDS encoding CinA family nicotinamide mononucleotide deamidase-related protein, translating into MLLAEIISVGTELLLGEIVDSNAAFLARELAERGVTLHRKTVLGDNLGRVTDAITLALSRADLVILGGGLGPTDDDLTREAIAAALGETPTEDPQQMAHLRGLYESRGRAMPEVNRKQAWLIPSAEALANPVGTAPGWFVRSQGKLIVALPGPPFEMHRMWREQVLPRLPLPARAFHAVTLHTQGIGESNVAELLGALTRQANPSVATYARKTGVDVRVAASAPTAQEAEALALPVLEGVRGLLARWIWGEDSDTLASVLTQALGTRTLGVIEAGSGGTVCAALADAPGFLDAAVTVDHARLITLGLTPITLNAHGVVSEQAARELAAGAREYLGAAVGLAVVTATAGELAGQTYIALDTDGLQKTAHINWPGDAPQVRERAAMAALALALRSLQTREVQA; encoded by the coding sequence ATGCTGTTAGCAGAAATTATCAGTGTCGGAACAGAGCTGTTGCTGGGCGAAATCGTCGACAGCAATGCCGCGTTCTTGGCCCGCGAATTGGCGGAAAGGGGGGTCACTTTGCACCGAAAAACTGTGTTGGGAGACAACCTTGGCCGCGTGACCGACGCTATTACGTTGGCGTTGTCGCGGGCTGATCTGGTGATTCTGGGCGGCGGCCTCGGCCCCACCGACGATGACCTTACCCGCGAAGCTATTGCCGCCGCGCTGGGCGAGACCCCCACCGAAGACCCGCAGCAGATGGCGCACCTGCGCGGCCTGTACGAAAGCCGGGGCCGCGCCATGCCCGAAGTGAACCGTAAGCAGGCGTGGCTGATTCCCAGTGCCGAAGCTCTCGCCAACCCAGTTGGGACGGCTCCCGGTTGGTTTGTGCGTTCTCAAGGCAAACTGATCGTCGCCCTTCCCGGCCCACCCTTTGAGATGCACCGCATGTGGCGCGAACAAGTCTTGCCGCGCCTGCCCTTGCCAGCCCGCGCCTTTCATGCCGTGACGCTGCATACGCAGGGCATCGGAGAAAGCAACGTGGCGGAACTGTTGGGCGCACTGACCCGGCAGGCCAACCCGAGTGTGGCCACCTACGCCCGCAAAACCGGTGTGGATGTGCGTGTGGCGGCCAGTGCGCCCACCGCGCAGGAAGCCGAAGCGTTGGCTTTGCCTGTGCTGGAGGGGGTGCGCGGCCTACTGGCCCGCTGGATTTGGGGCGAAGATTCCGACACGTTGGCCTCGGTGCTGACTCAGGCCCTAGGCACGCGCACCCTCGGCGTCATCGAGGCGGGCAGCGGCGGCACGGTCTGTGCGGCTTTGGCGGATGCACCGGGCTTTCTGGACGCCGCTGTGACCGTAGACCACGCCCGCCTGATTACGCTGGGCCTGACCCCCATTACGCTGAATGCACACGGCGTGGTCAGCGAGCAGGCCGCCCGCGAACTGGCCGCCGGAGCGCGTGAATATCTGGGCGCGGCGGTGGGCTTGGCCGTAGTCACAGCCACAGCAGGCGAACTGGCCGGACAAACTTACATTGCGCTGGACACGGATGGTCTGCAGAAAACGGCCCATATCAACTGGCCCGGAGACGCTCCCCAAGTGCGCGAACGAGCAGCGATGGCGGCACTTGCCTTGGCCCTCCGCAGCCTGCAAACCCGTGAGGTACAGGCGTGA
- the thpR gene encoding RNA 2',3'-cyclic phosphodiesterase: MTRPTPKPAPKRGPQASAPAVKPQNKNQTQSRPDRPARIETPAPEPSLRLFYALTLPRDISTPLAETQSLLKGNWRAVRADQMHVTLAYLPAVPPERLGELRKLGADLTQNVSTLDVRLRGTGYFPNEGSPRVWFVKVEAEGLAELAANLREGIAALGLATDEQPFKAHITLARKKGPAPRVPPKTFDLGWQASSAVLARSILRKTGPLYQTESTFRFRAGAAEPEPPTPDAPDQPAEF, encoded by the coding sequence GTGACCCGGCCCACTCCTAAACCTGCACCCAAGCGGGGGCCACAAGCTTCTGCGCCCGCCGTCAAGCCTCAGAATAAAAACCAGACTCAGTCTCGGCCAGACCGTCCCGCACGCATAGAAACTCCCGCGCCGGAACCCAGCCTGCGCCTGTTCTACGCCCTCACCCTGCCCCGCGACATTTCTACGCCGCTGGCCGAAACCCAGTCGCTCCTGAAGGGCAACTGGCGGGCGGTGCGGGCCGATCAGATGCACGTCACGTTGGCGTATCTGCCTGCGGTGCCGCCGGAACGATTGGGCGAACTCCGCAAACTGGGCGCAGACCTGACCCAGAATGTGTCCACGTTGGACGTGCGGCTGCGCGGCACCGGCTACTTTCCCAACGAGGGCAGCCCCCGCGTGTGGTTCGTCAAGGTGGAAGCTGAAGGACTGGCCGAACTGGCCGCGAACCTGCGCGAAGGGATTGCCGCGCTGGGCCTCGCCACCGACGAGCAACCGTTCAAGGCGCACATCACGCTGGCCCGCAAAAAAGGCCCGGCCCCGCGTGTGCCGCCCAAAACCTTCGATCTCGGCTGGCAGGCGAGCAGCGCCGTCTTGGCACGCTCCATCCTCCGTAAGACCGGGCCGCTGTACCAAACCGAAAGCACCTTCCGCTTCCGTGCTGGCGCGGCAGAACCAGAGCCGCCCACGCCGGACGCACCTGACCAACCCGCCGAATTCTGA
- the recA gene encoding recombinase RecA: MSKDSNKDTVLHLPSDAKERAKAIENAMTQIEKSFGKGSIMKLGADSKLDVQTISTGSLSLDLALGVGGIPRGRVTEIYGPESGGKTTLALSILAQAQKAGGTCAFIDAEHALDPVYARALGVNTDELLVSQPDNGEQALEIMELLVRSGAIDVVVVDSVAALTPRAEIEGDMGDSLPGLQARLMSQALRKLTAILSKTGTAAIFINQVREKIGVMYGNPETTTGGRALKFYSSVRLDVRKIGQPIKVGNDAVANTVKIKTVKNKVAAPFKEVELALVYGKGFDQIADLVGLAADMDIIKKAGSFYSYGDERIGQGKEKAIAYIAERPEMEDEIRARVMAAIKNGGVEVASVATVAAVAE; encoded by the coding sequence ATGAGCAAGGACAGCAACAAAGACACCGTTTTGCACCTTCCCAGCGACGCCAAAGAACGCGCCAAGGCCATCGAGAACGCCATGACCCAGATCGAGAAATCGTTCGGCAAGGGCAGCATCATGAAGCTGGGCGCGGATTCCAAGCTGGACGTGCAGACCATCAGCACGGGCAGCCTGAGCCTCGATTTGGCCCTCGGGGTGGGCGGCATTCCTCGTGGCCGCGTCACCGAAATCTACGGCCCCGAGTCGGGCGGCAAGACCACGCTGGCCCTCAGCATCTTGGCTCAGGCCCAAAAAGCGGGCGGCACCTGCGCCTTCATCGACGCCGAGCACGCCCTTGACCCCGTGTATGCCCGTGCTTTGGGCGTGAATACCGATGAACTCTTGGTGTCTCAGCCCGACAACGGCGAGCAGGCGCTGGAAATCATGGAACTCTTGGTTCGCAGCGGCGCAATTGACGTCGTGGTGGTGGACTCCGTGGCCGCCCTGACACCCCGCGCCGAAATCGAGGGCGACATGGGCGACAGCCTGCCCGGTTTGCAGGCCCGCCTGATGTCGCAGGCCCTCCGCAAACTGACAGCCATCCTCAGCAAGACGGGCACCGCTGCCATTTTCATCAACCAAGTCCGCGAGAAGATCGGCGTGATGTACGGCAACCCCGAAACCACTACCGGAGGCCGCGCCCTGAAGTTTTATTCCTCGGTGCGCCTCGACGTCCGTAAGATCGGCCAGCCCATCAAGGTCGGCAACGACGCGGTGGCCAACACGGTGAAGATCAAGACCGTGAAGAACAAGGTCGCCGCGCCCTTCAAGGAAGTGGAATTGGCCCTCGTGTACGGCAAGGGCTTTGACCAGATCGCCGATCTCGTGGGCCTCGCCGCCGACATGGACATCATCAAGAAGGCGGGCAGCTTCTATTCTTACGGCGACGAGCGCATCGGGCAGGGCAAAGAGAAAGCCATTGCCTACATTGCCGAGCGCCCCGAGATGGAAGACGAAATCCGCGCCCGCGTGATGGCCGCCATCAAGAACGGTGGTGTGGAAGTCGCCAGCGTCGCCACCGTTGCTGCTGTCGCGGAATAA
- a CDS encoding biotin transporter BioY, with amino-acid sequence MTHAAPRFPTLAQTLAPSRSITRDIALIVGGAAFVGLLAQVEIPLQPVPLTLQTLGVLLVGAALGWKRAFAALALYVVAGAVGLPMFAGGSAGLYAPTGKVRASLGYLLSYPFAAALVGLLVQRYALDRKFLGTCLAMLAGSVVIYALGLPGLSILTGLEGNALFAAGLTPFLIGDTLKLGLAALLLPAAWGLVGRKES; translated from the coding sequence ATGACGCACGCTGCACCCCGCTTTCCCACGTTGGCCCAAACCCTCGCGCCCAGCCGCTCCATTACCCGTGATATCGCCCTGATCGTAGGCGGCGCGGCCTTCGTGGGCCTGCTGGCTCAGGTCGAAATTCCGCTGCAACCTGTGCCCCTGACCCTTCAAACGCTGGGCGTGCTGCTGGTGGGCGCGGCGCTGGGCTGGAAACGGGCCTTTGCGGCGCTGGCCCTGTACGTGGTGGCCGGAGCGGTGGGCCTCCCTATGTTCGCCGGGGGCAGCGCGGGCCTGTACGCGCCTACGGGCAAGGTGCGGGCCAGCCTCGGCTACCTGCTCAGCTACCCCTTCGCCGCCGCACTAGTAGGCTTGTTGGTGCAGCGCTACGCCCTAGACCGCAAGTTCCTCGGCACCTGCTTAGCCATGCTGGCAGGCAGCGTCGTCATTTACGCCTTAGGTCTGCCCGGCCTCAGCATCCTGACCGGACTGGAGGGCAACGCCCTGTTCGCGGCGGGCCTGACCCCTTTCCTGATCGGTGACACCCTGAAGCTGGGGCTGGCCGCGCTGCTGCTGCCTGCGGCTTGGGGACTTGTGGGACGCAAAGAGAGCTAA
- a CDS encoding biotin--[acetyl-CoA-carboxylase] ligase codes for MPTRLLPLLSDFPQSGEALGARLGVGRVTVNTLARRLEEDGVPVVVSREGYALAVGTPAPALVAPLLTTHTFGQALRYAGTVTSTQDVARAWADDADDPAPHGAVVVAERQSAGRGRRGRAWETTHGTLVFSVLLHGLTLPELALIPLAAGVAVQAAARIGGLPCGLKWPNDLLAADGRKLAGILLEADLRGEEVRRAVLGIGINVSAAPDGAACLTEWRPGLTRARLLADLLAALEHWLAQPPAQILAAWRQASVTLGQPVQVQTPRGPVAGTALDIDAQGSLLVQISSGEVITISAGDVQLVGQLVGPLASPIPQSS; via the coding sequence GTGCCCACACGCTTGCTGCCGCTGCTCTCCGACTTTCCTCAATCGGGGGAGGCATTGGGGGCACGGCTGGGCGTGGGGCGCGTCACAGTAAACACGCTGGCGCGGCGGCTGGAAGAAGACGGCGTGCCCGTCGTCGTTTCCCGTGAGGGATATGCACTGGCGGTAGGCACGCCTGCGCCTGCTTTGGTGGCCCCTCTGCTCACCACCCACACCTTCGGGCAAGCCCTGCGCTACGCCGGAACCGTGACCAGCACGCAGGACGTGGCCCGCGCTTGGGCCGACGATGCCGACGACCCGGCCCCACACGGCGCAGTCGTGGTGGCCGAACGCCAAAGCGCGGGCCGGGGCAGGCGCGGGCGGGCCTGGGAGACCACGCACGGCACGCTGGTCTTCAGTGTGCTGCTGCATGGTCTGACCTTGCCCGAACTGGCGCTGATTCCTTTGGCGGCGGGGGTGGCGGTGCAGGCAGCGGCCCGAATAGGTGGTCTGCCGTGTGGTTTGAAGTGGCCCAACGACCTCCTTGCAGCGGATGGCCGCAAGCTGGCAGGCATTTTGCTGGAAGCCGACCTACGCGGCGAGGAAGTCCGGCGGGCGGTGCTGGGCATCGGCATCAACGTGTCTGCCGCACCAGACGGGGCCGCTTGCCTGACGGAATGGAGGCCCGGCCTGACCCGCGCCCGCCTGTTGGCCGACCTGTTGGCGGCGCTGGAGCACTGGCTGGCGCAACCGCCCGCGCAGATTTTGGCGGCGTGGCGGCAGGCCAGCGTGACCCTAGGCCAACCGGTGCAGGTGCAAACGCCGCGTGGCCCGGTGGCAGGCACGGCGCTGGACATCGACGCTCAGGGCAGCTTGTTGGTGCAGATTTCCAGCGGCGAAGTCATCACGATCAGCGCGGGCGACGTGCAACTGGTGGGGCAGCTTGTCGGGCCACTGGCCTCCCCCATTCCCCAATCCAGCTAA